A genomic region of Candidatus Blochmanniella pennsylvanica str. BPEN contains the following coding sequences:
- the bamA gene encoding outer membrane protein assembly factor BamA: protein MIIINVAHSDDTIINKIFFNGLKRISLDTVLFNLPLKIGTIINDEDIANSIKVLFSTGYFEEITISNNEKGIIIIQVKERPVIDNVNFQGNKIITEDVIKKILNVKKIQSGEPFNECSIFELKRELDNLYHNFGKFTATTKIVVIPLSRNRVNLKIMFTEGKTAKVQQINIFGNHAFHTKKLLSQFKLYRKIKWRPILPNRQYQQQKLFYDLDKLRNFYLNHGYAKFHIDETQIDLTPNKKYIYLSLYIKEGMQYTFDSVKLHGNILDYFPNIKEYMIISPGELYSNNKIQEIERNIRYVLSKNGYMQPIILIEPDINDNNKTITLYVYVDIGPHFYVREIRFEGNNITKDEVIRREIHQTEQMQLDYTRIIQDQDRLKRLCYFKTVNTRIEYVSNTLNQIDVIYKVEERNTGNLNLSVGFGTESGINLQFGMYQENVLGSGNSIAVASTKNNYQTYAEISSVKPYCGINNINVGGKIFYNDLNTNKTGLSDYNLKNYGININCSYPIVEYTTFNIGLNYVSNYLSKVAPQLAIWRYLKSANIYPKISINNKFLDNAINFHTNDFLLVSGWTFDNSNHAYFPTYGVRANVSSTLTLPGSNNQYYKILIHCNSYMPLDQYYNWIMMNSIYAGYSGRIHKKENPFYDNFYAGGIGTIRGFRLNSIGPKAAYYHCNDSSQNYTTCAIKNSQDAVGGNAITLFKTELIIPITYFNKQHSDIARISLFLDTGTVWDTFWKNTEATQQAGIVDYSIPSNIRISSGVALKWISPVGPVIFSYSKLIKKYLGDIEEPFQFSIGKTW from the coding sequence TTATTATAATCCAAGTAAAAGAACGTCCAGTTATTGATAATGTTAATTTTCAAGGGAATAAAATAATTACAGAAGATGTAATAAAAAAAATATTAAATGTAAAAAAAATACAATCAGGTGAACCATTTAATGAATGTTCTATTTTTGAATTAAAACGAGAATTAGATAATTTGTATCATAACTTTGGTAAATTTACAGCTACAACTAAGATAGTAGTTATTCCTCTATCAAGAAATCGTGTTAATTTGAAAATAATGTTTACCGAAGGTAAAACCGCCAAAGTACAACAAATCAATATTTTTGGTAATCATGCATTCCATACAAAAAAATTGTTATCACAATTTAAATTATATAGAAAAATTAAATGGAGACCCATATTACCCAATCGACAATATCAACAACAAAAATTATTCTATGACTTAGATAAATTACGTAATTTTTACTTAAACCATGGTTACGCTAAATTTCATATTGATGAAACACAAATTGATTTAACGCCAAATAAAAAATATATTTACCTTTCTTTATATATTAAAGAAGGCATGCAATATACATTTGATTCTGTAAAATTACATGGAAATATATTAGATTATTTTCCTAATATTAAGGAATACATGATAATCTCTCCTGGAGAATTATATAGTAACAATAAAATTCAAGAAATAGAACGTAACATACGATATGTGTTAAGCAAAAATGGCTACATGCAACCTATTATATTAATAGAACCAGATATAAATGACAACAATAAAACAATAACATTATATGTATATGTTGATATAGGGCCTCATTTTTATGTACGCGAAATACGCTTTGAAGGTAATAATATTACTAAAGATGAAGTAATTCGTAGAGAAATACATCAAACAGAACAAATGCAATTAGATTATACTCGTATTATTCAAGATCAAGATCGACTTAAACGTCTTTGTTATTTTAAAACTGTAAACACTCGCATTGAATATGTATCGAATACTTTAAACCAAATCGACGTTATTTACAAAGTTGAAGAACGTAATACTGGTAATTTAAATTTGAGCGTCGGATTTGGAACAGAAAGTGGTATAAATTTACAATTTGGAATGTATCAAGAAAATGTATTAGGTTCAGGAAACTCTATAGCTGTTGCCAGTACTAAAAATAATTACCAAACTTATGCTGAAATATCATCTGTAAAACCTTACTGCGGCATTAATAATATTAACGTAGGAGGGAAAATATTTTATAATGATTTAAATACTAACAAAACGGGTTTGTCAGATTATAATTTGAAAAATTATGGTATTAATATTAATTGTTCATACCCAATTGTTGAATACACCACGTTCAATATAGGATTAAATTATGTATCTAATTATTTAAGTAAAGTAGCTCCTCAACTAGCAATATGGCGTTATCTAAAATCTGCAAATATTTATCCAAAAATATCGATTAACAATAAATTTTTGGATAATGCTATTAATTTTCATACAAATGATTTTTTATTAGTTTCAGGATGGACTTTTGATAACTCGAATCATGCTTATTTTCCTACATATGGTGTGCGCGCTAATGTATCAAGTACATTAACACTACCTGGGTCTAATAATCAATATTATAAAATACTAATTCATTGCAATAGCTATATGCCTTTGGACCAATATTATAATTGGATAATGATGAATTCTATATATGCTGGTTATTCTGGAAGAATACATAAAAAAGAAAATCCTTTTTATGATAACTTCTACGCCGGAGGTATTGGAACAATACGTGGATTTAGATTAAATAGTATAGGACCAAAAGCTGCCTATTATCATTGCAATGACTCAAGCCAAAACTATACTACATGTGCAATAAAAAATTCTCAAGATGCTGTTGGTGGAAATGCAATAACTCTTTTTAAAACTGAGTTAATTATTCCTATCACATATTTTAATAAACAACATTCTGATATTGCACGTATTTCTCTGTTTTTAGACACAGGTACTGTATGGGATACTTTTTGGAAAAATACTGAAGCAACACAACAAGCTGGTATCGTAGATTATAGCATTCCAAGTAATATTCGTATATCCAGTGGTGTAGCTTTGAAGTGGATATCTCCAGTTGGACCAGTGATTTTTTCTTATTCAAAATTGATAAAAAAATATCTTGGAGATATAGAAGAACCATTTCAATTTAGTATCGGAAAAACATGGTAA